In the genome of Achromobacter sp. MFA1 R4, the window CAATTCCCAAATGCCTCGCAACGGCTTGGGCCGTCGTCTTGTTGTCTCCCGTCAGCATTACCACCTTGATTCCTGCCTGATGAAGGGCCTTGATTGCCTGCGGCGTGGTCGACTTGATGGGGTCTGCGATGCCGACTAATCCTGCGTATTGGCCATCCAAGCCTACGTAGATAACGGTGGCTCCTTTTTCTCGAATAGCCTCTCCGTGGCGCTCGGCGGGCACGTCCACCCCTTGCTCCTCTAAGAAGCGGGCACTACCGCACACTACTCGGCGCCCAGCCACCAGCCCAATCACTCCTTTCCCCACAGGGGAGTCGAAATCGGTCACCGGCAACAGCTGGATTCCCTCGTTCTCCGCAGCGCCGACGATGGCTGCAGCAAGGGGGTGCTCGCTTGCGCGCTCCACACTGGCGAGTGCCTGAAGTAGGTCGGCCCGGTCTATCGCCTCGACCGGCACTACCTCTGTAACTGATGGCTTGCCTTCCGTTAGAGTACCTGTCTTGTCGACGATAACGAGGTCCACTTTCTGCATATGCTCCAGTACCTCCGCGTCCCTGATGAGTACCCCGCTTTGGGCGGCGCGGCCGACACCGACCATGATGGACATAGGAGTTGCCAACCCGAGCGCGCACGGACACGCGATGATCAGAACGGAGACCATTGCTATCAGCGCATAGGTGAAGGCGGGCGTCGGCCCCCACAGCATCCATGCTCCGAATGCAAGTACAGCCGCGAGGATGACGGCAGGCACAAACCAGCCGGCCACTTGATCGACCAATCGCTGGACCGGAGCGCGACTTCGCTGCGCCGCGCCTACCATTTGAACAATCCGAGCTAGCAAAGTGTCCGCACCCACACGGTCGGCACGCATGACAAAACTGCCGGTCTGATTCATTGTCCCCCCTGTCACACGGGAGCCCGGTGTTTTCGCCACCGGAATAGGCTCACCTGTCACCATCGACTCGTCAACCGTGCATCGCCCTTCGACGACCTCGCCATCCACAGGCACCTTCTCTCCCGGGCGTACGCGCAGGTTATCCCCCACCTGCACGGATTGGAGATCTACAGTCTCATCTTGACCATTCGGACTGACTCTTACTGCCGTTTTCGGCGCAAGACTCAGCAACGCCTTAATCGCACCAGAAGTTCTTTCGCGAGCACGAAGCTCGAGGACTTGGCCGAGCAAAACCAAAACCGTAATCACCGCCGCGGCCTCAAAGTAGACGGCCACCGCACCTTGTGGACGGAAGGCCTCCGGGAACCGTTGCGGTATGAAAGTGGCAACGATGCTGTACACCCAAGCTACGCCTGTTCCCAGTGCGATCAGTGTGAACATGTTCAGACTGCGATTCGTGATCGATTGCCATGCCTTCGAAAAGAATGGCCAGCCTGCCCACAACACGACGGGGGTCGCGAAGATAAGTTGTATCCAGTTGGACGTTTGCGGGCCGATGAATCGGTGCAGGTTGAAGAGGTGTCCACCCATTTCCAGAACAAATACCGGCAAGGTGAGCAGAAGGCCTATCCAAAACCGACGATTGAAGTCACACAGCTCATGGCCGTCCTGCTCATCATCCAAAGAGACCGTTACGGGTTCGAGTGCCATGCCGCAGATGGGGCAGCTGCCCGGGCCGGCTCGTCGGATTTGTGGATGCATGGGGCATGTGTACTCCGCGGCAATTTTCCCAGGTGCCGGCGGGGCACCATGCGTCGCGTCATGCTCTGTGGGCTGGGCATGGGGCACATGTCGCCCTCCCGTTGCATGATCCCCTCGACTTGCCCCATCAATAGGCTGGTCGGCGCGGTCTCGGTGACATGCGTGGCGGCTAGGCTCGCCCATGGACGAATGCCCGGAATGATCACCAACACCACCTGGCGGCTTGGTAGGCTTTGCCATGACAGTCCTCGCTAGGATGGCGTAGATTTACAGCATAGGCCTTCCCATTGCCGGAAGGTCAATCCCTTATTTAGGGGGTTGCTTCGAAAGGCCACGATCTGAGCAATCGGTTCAGTCTTGAGATGCCGGCAGCCTTGCGCTACGTGTAGGACTGATAGACTTCTGCCTTCCCTGAGGGCAGGACGAGAAGCACGTCATAGGCCATGCGCCTTCCTCCGTAGTCCGGGCCATCCATTCCTGGCGAGCCCAGAGGCATGCCCGGAACCGCCAGTCCGACTGCGCTTGACTTCTCCTTCAGTAGTCGAGCGATCTCCCTGGCCGGGACGTGCCCCTCCAGAGCATATTCTCCAACGACTGCGGAATGGCAGGAGCCGAACGCGTCCGGAATGCGGTTACGTTGCCGTACAGACGAGGTATCGCTAACGTCATGAGTGGTCACTTCAAAGCCATTGGCTTCGAGATGGCTCACCCAGTCTTTGCAGCAGCCGCAAGTGGGCGTCTTCCAGACTTCGATGAGCGTCTTCGGTTGGGCCATCAAGGGGATGGGAGACAAGACGATCGTCACCAATAGGGCTCTACGCAGAAGATTGGCGGTGTGGCTTTCTGTTCGCATCAAATTTTTCGGGTTGGCGGTATAGAAAATGCACTAGAGTCCAAGAAGTCATCACGACATGGGCGATGGTGACAGGATCCCCAATGCTGCAACAAGAAGCAGGATGAGAGTGGCAGCACTACTCTCGAACATGAGGCTACGACGTAACGTAAGAACTGCTATCGCATGATCGCCCGTTCGGACGGCGTGCTCCAGACGCGGACTTAGATAGAAGCGATTAGCGGCAGCCAGTGCAAGCATCGTGCCAAATAAGCCAAGCTTTGCAACAAGCAGACCACCGTAGGATGTCAACGACATATCGGGTAGCGAAGCACCGACGATCAACAAATAGTTGACCCCGCCCGTAATGGCAAGCGTCAGCACGATGGCTGTGCCCACTTGGGCAAAGCCGTTTGAAGTGCGGTTCAATAAGGCAACGTTGCCGGACGTGGCTGTCGGCTGAGATAACAGGAGGAACGCGAGAAGCGCGCCCGCCCAAGCGCCGGCAGCGATCAAATGCACGATGTCCGATGTGAGGTGAACGTAGCGCCTAAAGCCTTCGTCCATGGCACCATGCCCGCCCCAAGCGAGTGTGGACAGCGCGATGCCACCGGCTATCGAGAAAACGCCCAGTCGGACCCTTTGTTGCGTGCGAGCAAGTACTCCCACTAGCACGCAAAGCATCAACGCACCCAATCGAGCCACCCATGCCGCGCCAAAGTCAGTGCCTGTCACGATCATTTCGAAGACGTGGCTTTGAAGCTCTGCATAGGATGTGGCGCCGGTCATGCTTTTGGCCATTATGGCAATATTGGCCAGCGACAGGATGATGCCCAGAGCAGCGAGCGCCGTGCTAACCGCTAAGAAGCGCGCACCCGTTGACGAGGCGATTTCTCCTTGGCGTAGCGCGTACATACTGAACAGCGGCAGCCCAAACAACATGGCAAGGTCAAGATAGAGTGCGAAACGCACGAGGACAGTCGGCCAGTCCATTCAGGAATCACTTGACGGTAAACGCGATACTGCCGGTGACGGGATGCGTATCGGAGGACACCGCACGCCAATCCACTCGGTAGTTGCCAGGCGCAAGCGCTTGCACCGGCGTGATGATCATAGCCTTCGGGTCATCGCTACCTGAGATTTTGGCGTTCACCTTCATCGGCCCGTGGTTCGCCATACCGGGCATACCGGTCATGACTAGCGTCGCTCCGGAGAATTGCGTTGTCAGATTTTCCGAGAATTTCAGCTCGATCTTCGGCGGTGCCGTCACCTCGGCCTTGTCGCTGGGCGAGGAAGAAAGCAACTTCGGATGAGCGATGGCCGCGGCGCTGGCGAGCATGGCGGCCATAGCCACTGTGGCGCGAATTGTTGCGAAAAAGGTTGGCATTGTGAGGTCCTAAAATGCACTGCGGATTAATATCACGGCACGAACACCACCCGATAGGTTGGAGCGGCGTTCCGCCCTGGCCATGGGGGATGTAGGAAGTGTCAAACTGTCGTCGGTTGCTCGGCTCGGATCCCATCCAACTCGCACCACGAGTTGATTAGACTCATTCCCAAGGCCGGCGTGTCGTTGCTAAGAGAGCTAGCTCGACATGGGTACCGACAAGATGCGTTGGGCGGCGCTAGACGCTAAAACCAGATGCGAACCCCAGCCAAGATCGCGCGCTCAGACCGGCTTTCTCCCTCTTCGCTCGCATAGCTCGCCGTCTTTCCGAACTTTCGTCCGAACGAAACACCGATGTACGGTGCAACTTCGCGGGTCACCTCATAGCGCAAGCGCAAAGAGAACGAGGCATCCGACAAGCCCGCACCGATACCTCGCGCCTTGTCGTCCTTTCCGTACACACTGGCTTCGATCTCTGGAGTCAGGATTAGGCGTTGTGTAAGCAGCAGATCGTATTCAGCCTTCAGCGCGAGCGCGGTTCGTCCAGAACCTCCCACATAACCCGTTATTTCCGTCTCGATGTTATAGGGAGCCACGCCCTGAACTCCGATCGCGGCCCAGTTGCGCTTAGGACCAGTGCCGAAATCGCGCCGCGCGCCCAACTGTAGATCCCAGAATGGCGAAACGGTGTGACTCCAGAACGCCTCGATCTTTCCGTCAGTGTTGCCATTGACCC includes:
- the copD gene encoding copper homeostasis membrane protein CopD; translated protein: MDWPTVLVRFALYLDLAMLFGLPLFSMYALRQGEIASSTGARFLAVSTALAALGIILSLANIAIMAKSMTGATSYAELQSHVFEMIVTGTDFGAAWVARLGALMLCVLVGVLARTQQRVRLGVFSIAGGIALSTLAWGGHGAMDEGFRRYVHLTSDIVHLIAAGAWAGALLAFLLLSQPTATSGNVALLNRTSNGFAQVGTAIVLTLAITGGVNYLLIVGASLPDMSLTSYGGLLVAKLGLFGTMLALAAANRFYLSPRLEHAVRTGDHAIAVLTLRRSLMFESSAATLILLLVAALGILSPSPMS
- a CDS encoding copper-translocating P-type ATPase, translating into MGEPSRHACHRDRADQPIDGASRGDHATGGRHVPHAQPTEHDATHGAPPAPGKIAAEYTCPMHPQIRRAGPGSCPICGMALEPVTVSLDDEQDGHELCDFNRRFWIGLLLTLPVFVLEMGGHLFNLHRFIGPQTSNWIQLIFATPVVLWAGWPFFSKAWQSITNRSLNMFTLIALGTGVAWVYSIVATFIPQRFPEAFRPQGAVAVYFEAAAVITVLVLLGQVLELRARERTSGAIKALLSLAPKTAVRVSPNGQDETVDLQSVQVGDNLRVRPGEKVPVDGEVVEGRCTVDESMVTGEPIPVAKTPGSRVTGGTMNQTGSFVMRADRVGADTLLARIVQMVGAAQRSRAPVQRLVDQVAGWFVPAVILAAVLAFGAWMLWGPTPAFTYALIAMVSVLIIACPCALGLATPMSIMVGVGRAAQSGVLIRDAEVLEHMQKVDLVIVDKTGTLTEGKPSVTEVVPVEAIDRADLLQALASVERASEHPLAAAIVGAAENEGIQLLPVTDFDSPVGKGVIGLVAGRRVVCGSARFLEEQGVDVPAERHGEAIREKGATVIYVGLDGQYAGLVGIADPIKSTTPQAIKALHQAGIKVVMLTGDNKTTAQAVARHLGIDEAVGEVLPEDKGAAVRRYQEKGHTVAMAGDGVNDAPALAAANVGIAMGTGTDVAMESSGVTLLHGDLMGIVRARHASKATMRNIKQNLFFAFVYNAAGIPVAAGVLYPVFGILLSPIIAAAAMALSSVSVIGNSLRLRSVDLDA
- the copC gene encoding copper homeostasis periplasmic binding protein CopC, translating into MPTFFATIRATVAMAAMLASAAAIAHPKLLSSSPSDKAEVTAPPKIELKFSENLTTQFSGATLVMTGMPGMANHGPMKVNAKISGSDDPKAMIITPVQALAPGNYRVDWRAVSSDTHPVTGSIAFTVK
- a CDS encoding copper resistance protein B, translating into MKGMDHGSMKGMSQDSMNGMDRGSIQNMSGGANSGAVPVGTLPTSDGTTEQRYSAYDIYPHMMDNMITSHLLFDKLGMAYDRDGNTGLQWDGQFWVGRDLNKLWIKSEGDRVNGNTDGKIEAFWSHTVSPFWDLQLGARRDFGTGPKRNWAAIGVQGVAPYNIETEITGYVGGSGRTALALKAEYDLLLTQRLILTPEIEASVYGKDDKARGIGAGLSDASFSLRLRYEVTREVAPYIGVSFGRKFGKTASYASEEGESRSERAILAGVRIWF
- a CDS encoding DUF411 domain-containing protein — its product is MRTESHTANLLRRALLVTIVLSPIPLMAQPKTLIEVWKTPTCGCCKDWVSHLEANGFEVTTHDVSDTSSVRQRNRIPDAFGSCHSAVVGEYALEGHVPAREIARLLKEKSSAVGLAVPGMPLGSPGMDGPDYGGRRMAYDVLLVLPSGKAEVYQSYT